The following are encoded together in the Aerococcus mictus genome:
- a CDS encoding helix-turn-helix transcriptional regulator produces MNRLKYYRTRSGLSQKALAEEIGVARQTVNMIENDRYNPSLELCIALAKALDTDLNALFWEEDDDEKEE; encoded by the coding sequence ATGAATCGCTTAAAATATTACCGCACACGGTCGGGATTATCGCAAAAAGCTCTAGCTGAAGAGATTGGCGTTGCTCGTCAAACCGTGAATATGATTGAAAATGACCGTTATAATCCAAGTCTAGAGCTCTGCATTGCCTTAGCCAAAGCCTTAGATACTGATTTAAATGCTTTATTTTGGGAGGAAGATGATGATGAGAAAGAAGAATAG